GTTCGGGGGTCGGTCCGGCAGGTCGATAGCGGCGACGAGGTGTGGTCCGGGTCGGTCTACGGCCACGTCGGGCCGAAGCGGGGCACCGACACGTTCGACTACACCGGTCGCGTCACCCACTTCCGACTGGCCGGTCCGGCGACGGTCTACGTGAACGGCTATCGGCTCTGAGCCAAACCGCCGTCAGTCGCCGACTCGCGGGTCCCACACGGTGTACGCGAAGTCCTGCAAGAGATTACCGAGGAGCGCCACGAACGCCGGCAGGAGCGTCGTCGCCAGAATCGTCCCGATGTCGCGCTGTTCGATGGCGCGGTAGGCCAACTGGCCGACGCCCGGAATCTCGAAGACGACTTCGATGACGTAGACCGTCAAAAAGAGGACGGTCAGCAGTTCGGCGAAGAACACGGTCAACAGCGGGAGCGCGGCGTTGCGCAGGACGTGGCGACCGATGGTCCGGGCGTCGGCACCGCTGGCCCGGAGCGTCTTGACGAACTCGGCGGGGAGGTACTCGCGGGACTCGGCGCGGGCGTAGCGGGCCTGTGCGGCGAGGAGGTTCAGCGCGACCACGAACGCCGGAAGCGCCAGTGAGGCCAGATTCTCGGCGGTCCAGAGGCCGAATCGCGGGTCGTAGTACGCCCGGTACCACGAGAAGTGGAAGATTGACGCCAGCAGGAGGAGTTCGCCGAGGACGAATCCCGGAATACCGAGACCGACGTAACTGAACGCCGCGGTCAGGCGGTCCACGACGCCCTGCGGTTTCATCGCCGAGACCAACCCCGCGCCGACGCCCAACAGCGTCGAGAGGACGATTGCGGGCACCAGATACGCCAGCGTCACCGGGATGCGCTCGGCCAGCGCCTCGGTCACCGGTTGCCCCGTGGTCCACGAGGTCCCCCAGTCGAGGGTCGCGTAGCTAACCATCCACTTGACGTACCGGTCGAGGACTGGCTCGTTATAATTGCGGGCCTCCTCGTAGGCCGCGACGGCCTCGCGGGAGTCCTCGGACATGTTCTGGGGGTCCGAGGGGTCCGCGGCGGCGAACGAGACCAGCGTCTTGTTCGGGTCGGGGGTGTACGCGAAGACGAAGAACGCGCCAGACAGCAGGAGGTAGGCGGCGAACACCGTCCACGCGATTCGCTTGAGTAGGAACCAACGAGTGTCGTTCACGAGTTTGGCTGTGAATCTCACACCGGGTTGATAAAGTTTGTCGTCTTGATACGAGGTTGGCGGTTCGGTGAGTCGCTCGAATTGGTCGGTTCGGGCAGTAATCTTGGAGGCGGTGGCCCGGTATCTCTTAGGTGAAATTAAACCTATGTTAAAAACATGTATATATTGCTTAGATATAGGTATATTTTGTATTCACTGGTTGGTTAGAAGCCATAGTATAAAATACTCGGAAATTAGACTTCACTTCTACTATTTCCCATAAAATAAAGTTAACTTATTCTCAGTAGACACCTTTTTATTATGCTCTCACTGACATCTATACGATGCAATTAGGGTATTGGCTTGACGAAAGTTACTTTCCACTACCAGAAGACGATGAGCGAAGCTATCAGTATGCCGAACGCGTCTACGACTCAATCAAAAACCGGTATCACCGAGAACGGGGCGGAAAGCTAAAGCCACTTCTCAAGAAAACCGGAGAACACTACAGCGAGGTCTACGCCTTCGCCAAAACGAACGGGAAACTCGTCCTCACTCACGATGATATTACTTTTTTCATCGGCGACGAAAATACGTCAACCGCCGTTGTCGAAAATGGGGCAGATCGAATCACCAGCCAACTCACTCGCGCAGGCTGGCTCTACGCCAACCCGGATTACTGCTTCTCCGGTAGTCCTTTTGAGGATGCAGAAGCAGTCTATGTCTAC
This genomic window from Halorussus lipolyticus contains:
- a CDS encoding ABC transporter permease, with translation MNDTRWFLLKRIAWTVFAAYLLLSGAFFVFAYTPDPNKTLVSFAAADPSDPQNMSEDSREAVAAYEEARNYNEPVLDRYVKWMVSYATLDWGTSWTTGQPVTEALAERIPVTLAYLVPAIVLSTLLGVGAGLVSAMKPQGVVDRLTAAFSYVGLGIPGFVLGELLLLASIFHFSWYRAYYDPRFGLWTAENLASLALPAFVVALNLLAAQARYARAESREYLPAEFVKTLRASGADARTIGRHVLRNAALPLLTVFFAELLTVLFLTVYVIEVVFEIPGVGQLAYRAIEQRDIGTILATTLLPAFVALLGNLLQDFAYTVWDPRVGD